From Oreochromis niloticus isolate F11D_XX linkage group LG1, O_niloticus_UMD_NMBU, whole genome shotgun sequence, a single genomic window includes:
- the ric3a gene encoding protein RIC-3 isoform X1, with protein MSITTCQKVTLISCSVLCVSLFLPRMLLPRAKQEMGQPEVGPGFYPPAMHKLSVPEDPEQWDVDPSFSVTHSLEAMAKVKGIRRGKKYNLMAQVIPLYGFGILLYILYIIHKLTCRGKVNKPGKNSAVIVGTRKNTIITADELARLQERLLQTEEMMERIVSKRNNSSGSGRRRRSKTTTSKKEEKLLRQLRQITQLIQESRLEGASPEMEAEEVPYCADWEGYPEETYPEYDEPCPRRGFKTVKLEEPPTQPTAEALAERMEQEEEEVMARKLSIVREEEEEEDEDEEDDEEEDTEAQDDEDEEEEEEEEGIEEDMGVEEDIDEEEDDDEEEEAEKRQLLRPPSSQPGPERTTTRIGLEVKKELQCNNSGKKQISFSEHKDVFHYPKEDTYENGEEDKEDQMEEEDEDTEVEEEEEADEDDPVMEAESLQFSCDGSSNPEEEAEEDIEGNFLMSANVEGEGRIHADTPKEVRVSGLRMRNRRET; from the exons ATGTCGATAACAACTTGCCAGAAGGTTACTCTTATATCATGCTCTGTTCTCTGCGTTTCTCTCTTTCTGCCCAGGATGCTTTTGCCCAGAGCGAAACAGGAGATGGGGCAGCCTGAGG TTGGACCTGGGTTCTACCCTCCCGCCATGCACAAGCTGTCAGTGCCAGAAGACCCAGAACAGTGGGACGTGGACCCTTCATTTTCAGTGACACACAGTTTGGAGGCAATGGCAAAAGTAAAAGGCATCAGACGAGGCAAAAAGTACAACCTGATGGCTCAAGTGATACCCTTATATGGCTTTGGGATCCTTCTTTACATCCTTTATATTATACATAAG CTGACATGTAGGGGGAAGGTTAATAAACCAGGAAAGAACTCTGCAGTAATCGTGGGAACCAGGAAGAACACAATAA TCACTGCTGATGAGCTTGCCAGGCTGCAGGAGAGACTGCTCCAAACGGAAGAGATGATGGAGAGGATTGTGTCCAAGAGGAACAATAGTTCTGGGAG TGGTAGACGAAGGAGGAGTAAAACCACCACGTCGAAGAAAGAGGAGAAATTACTCAGGCAGCTGAGACAGATCACACAGCTGATTCAAGAGAGCCGATTGGAGGGAGCCTCCCCAGAGATGGAGGCCGAGGAGGTCCCATACTGTGCAGACTGGGAAG GTTACCCAGAGGAGACCTACCCAGAGTATGATGAACCCTGCCCCAGACGTGGGTTTAAGACAGTTAAACTAGAGGAACCCCCCACACAGCCCACCGCTGAGGCCCTAGCAGAGAGGAtggagcaagaggaggaagaggttaTGGCAAGGAAACTCTCCATAGTgcgagaggaagaggaagaggaagatgaagatgaagaagatgatgaggaggaggacacAGAAGCACAagatgatgaggatgaagaggaagaggaagaagaggagggaaTAGAAGAAGATATGGGAGTAGAGGAAGACATAGACGAGGAagaggatgatgatgaggaggaggaggcagagaaaaGGCAGTTGCTCCGTCCTCCATCATCCCAGCCTGGTCCTGAAAGAACGACGACAAGAATTGGTTTGGAGGTGAAGAAAGAGCTGCAGTGTAACAATAGCGGGAAGAAGCAAATCAGCTTCAGCGAACACAAGGATGTCTTCCACTACCCTAAAGAGGACACTTACGAGAATGGggaagaggacaaggaagatcagatggaggaggaggacgaggacacagaagtggaagaagaggaggaagctgATGAAGATGACCCAGTGATGGAGGCAGAGAGCCTGCAGTTCAGCTGTGATGGCAGTTCAAACccagaggaggaagcagaggaggATATAGAAGGGAACTTTTTAATGTCAGCAAATGTAGAGGGAGAGGGTCGAATCCATGCAGACACACCCAAGGAAGTCAGGGTGAGCGGCCTGAGGATGAGGAACAGGAGGGAGACATAA
- the ric3a gene encoding protein RIC-3 isoform X3: protein MHKLSVPEDPEQWDVDPSFSVTHSLEAMAKVKGIRRGKKYNLMAQVIPLYGFGILLYILYIIHKLTCRGKVNKPGKNSAVIVGTRKNTIITADELARLQERLLQTEEMMERIVSKRNNSSGSGRRRRSKTTTSKKEEKLLRQLRQITQLIQESRLEGASPEMEAEEVPYCADWEGYPEETYPEYDEPCPRRGFKTVKLEEPPTQPTAEALAERMEQEEEEVMARKLSIVREEEEEEDEDEEDDEEEDTEAQDDEDEEEEEEEEGIEEDMGVEEDIDEEEDDDEEEEAEKRQLLRPPSSQPGPERTTTRIGLEVKKELQCNNSGKKQISFSEHKDVFHYPKEDTYENGEEDKEDQMEEEDEDTEVEEEEEADEDDPVMEAESLQFSCDGSSNPEEEAEEDIEGNFLMSANVEGEGRIHADTPKEVRVSGLRMRNRRET, encoded by the exons ATGCACAAGCTGTCAGTGCCAGAAGACCCAGAACAGTGGGACGTGGACCCTTCATTTTCAGTGACACACAGTTTGGAGGCAATGGCAAAAGTAAAAGGCATCAGACGAGGCAAAAAGTACAACCTGATGGCTCAAGTGATACCCTTATATGGCTTTGGGATCCTTCTTTACATCCTTTATATTATACATAAG CTGACATGTAGGGGGAAGGTTAATAAACCAGGAAAGAACTCTGCAGTAATCGTGGGAACCAGGAAGAACACAATAA TCACTGCTGATGAGCTTGCCAGGCTGCAGGAGAGACTGCTCCAAACGGAAGAGATGATGGAGAGGATTGTGTCCAAGAGGAACAATAGTTCTGGGAG TGGTAGACGAAGGAGGAGTAAAACCACCACGTCGAAGAAAGAGGAGAAATTACTCAGGCAGCTGAGACAGATCACACAGCTGATTCAAGAGAGCCGATTGGAGGGAGCCTCCCCAGAGATGGAGGCCGAGGAGGTCCCATACTGTGCAGACTGGGAAG GTTACCCAGAGGAGACCTACCCAGAGTATGATGAACCCTGCCCCAGACGTGGGTTTAAGACAGTTAAACTAGAGGAACCCCCCACACAGCCCACCGCTGAGGCCCTAGCAGAGAGGAtggagcaagaggaggaagaggttaTGGCAAGGAAACTCTCCATAGTgcgagaggaagaggaagaggaagatgaagatgaagaagatgatgaggaggaggacacAGAAGCACAagatgatgaggatgaagaggaagaggaagaagaggagggaaTAGAAGAAGATATGGGAGTAGAGGAAGACATAGACGAGGAagaggatgatgatgaggaggaggaggcagagaaaaGGCAGTTGCTCCGTCCTCCATCATCCCAGCCTGGTCCTGAAAGAACGACGACAAGAATTGGTTTGGAGGTGAAGAAAGAGCTGCAGTGTAACAATAGCGGGAAGAAGCAAATCAGCTTCAGCGAACACAAGGATGTCTTCCACTACCCTAAAGAGGACACTTACGAGAATGGggaagaggacaaggaagatcagatggaggaggaggacgaggacacagaagtggaagaagaggaggaagctgATGAAGATGACCCAGTGATGGAGGCAGAGAGCCTGCAGTTCAGCTGTGATGGCAGTTCAAACccagaggaggaagcagaggaggATATAGAAGGGAACTTTTTAATGTCAGCAAATGTAGAGGGAGAGGGTCGAATCCATGCAGACACACCCAAGGAAGTCAGGGTGAGCGGCCTGAGGATGAGGAACAGGAGGGAGACATAA
- the ric3a gene encoding protein RIC-3 isoform X2, with the protein MLLPRAKQEMGQPEVGPGFYPPAMHKLSVPEDPEQWDVDPSFSVTHSLEAMAKVKGIRRGKKYNLMAQVIPLYGFGILLYILYIIHKLTCRGKVNKPGKNSAVIVGTRKNTIITADELARLQERLLQTEEMMERIVSKRNNSSGSGRRRRSKTTTSKKEEKLLRQLRQITQLIQESRLEGASPEMEAEEVPYCADWEGYPEETYPEYDEPCPRRGFKTVKLEEPPTQPTAEALAERMEQEEEEVMARKLSIVREEEEEEDEDEEDDEEEDTEAQDDEDEEEEEEEEGIEEDMGVEEDIDEEEDDDEEEEAEKRQLLRPPSSQPGPERTTTRIGLEVKKELQCNNSGKKQISFSEHKDVFHYPKEDTYENGEEDKEDQMEEEDEDTEVEEEEEADEDDPVMEAESLQFSCDGSSNPEEEAEEDIEGNFLMSANVEGEGRIHADTPKEVRVSGLRMRNRRET; encoded by the exons ATGCTTTTGCCCAGAGCGAAACAGGAGATGGGGCAGCCTGAGG TTGGACCTGGGTTCTACCCTCCCGCCATGCACAAGCTGTCAGTGCCAGAAGACCCAGAACAGTGGGACGTGGACCCTTCATTTTCAGTGACACACAGTTTGGAGGCAATGGCAAAAGTAAAAGGCATCAGACGAGGCAAAAAGTACAACCTGATGGCTCAAGTGATACCCTTATATGGCTTTGGGATCCTTCTTTACATCCTTTATATTATACATAAG CTGACATGTAGGGGGAAGGTTAATAAACCAGGAAAGAACTCTGCAGTAATCGTGGGAACCAGGAAGAACACAATAA TCACTGCTGATGAGCTTGCCAGGCTGCAGGAGAGACTGCTCCAAACGGAAGAGATGATGGAGAGGATTGTGTCCAAGAGGAACAATAGTTCTGGGAG TGGTAGACGAAGGAGGAGTAAAACCACCACGTCGAAGAAAGAGGAGAAATTACTCAGGCAGCTGAGACAGATCACACAGCTGATTCAAGAGAGCCGATTGGAGGGAGCCTCCCCAGAGATGGAGGCCGAGGAGGTCCCATACTGTGCAGACTGGGAAG GTTACCCAGAGGAGACCTACCCAGAGTATGATGAACCCTGCCCCAGACGTGGGTTTAAGACAGTTAAACTAGAGGAACCCCCCACACAGCCCACCGCTGAGGCCCTAGCAGAGAGGAtggagcaagaggaggaagaggttaTGGCAAGGAAACTCTCCATAGTgcgagaggaagaggaagaggaagatgaagatgaagaagatgatgaggaggaggacacAGAAGCACAagatgatgaggatgaagaggaagaggaagaagaggagggaaTAGAAGAAGATATGGGAGTAGAGGAAGACATAGACGAGGAagaggatgatgatgaggaggaggaggcagagaaaaGGCAGTTGCTCCGTCCTCCATCATCCCAGCCTGGTCCTGAAAGAACGACGACAAGAATTGGTTTGGAGGTGAAGAAAGAGCTGCAGTGTAACAATAGCGGGAAGAAGCAAATCAGCTTCAGCGAACACAAGGATGTCTTCCACTACCCTAAAGAGGACACTTACGAGAATGGggaagaggacaaggaagatcagatggaggaggaggacgaggacacagaagtggaagaagaggaggaagctgATGAAGATGACCCAGTGATGGAGGCAGAGAGCCTGCAGTTCAGCTGTGATGGCAGTTCAAACccagaggaggaagcagaggaggATATAGAAGGGAACTTTTTAATGTCAGCAAATGTAGAGGGAGAGGGTCGAATCCATGCAGACACACCCAAGGAAGTCAGGGTGAGCGGCCTGAGGATGAGGAACAGGAGGGAGACATAA